A genomic stretch from Bacillota bacterium includes:
- a CDS encoding DUF4058 family protein: MNPYLERHWRDVHARLIVYACDSLQAQLPDGLIARIEERVYVDYPRESITRLIYPDIRVSDLRQPVPSSSAGTAPAVLEAVDISTRIIVEEEEVPIVETYIEVVDPAGGLVITVIEVLSVSNKVPGVGQDVYRSKQKGLLEAGVNLVEIDLLRTGQRVVSLSPTSLLQFVNVPYLVCVFRSWQPRQREVYPIALNQPLPKVAVPLRPSDADVVLDLQQLLQRCYEVGRYNRLINYSHDPDPPLDAEGMNWLHQLLVEKGLRKRAGS, translated from the coding sequence ATGAACCCATATCTAGAGCGGCACTGGCGGGATGTGCATGCGAGGCTCATCGTGTACGCCTGTGATTCCCTGCAGGCGCAGCTTCCCGATGGACTGATTGCTCGCATTGAGGAGCGGGTGTACGTGGACTACCCTCGCGAGAGCATTACCCGGCTCATCTACCCCGACATCCGTGTTTCCGACCTTCGCCAGCCTGTTCCGTCCTCCTCGGCTGGCACGGCGCCCGCTGTCCTCGAAGCAGTGGATATCAGCACCCGCATCATCGTGGAAGAAGAAGAGGTGCCCATCGTCGAGACCTACATCGAAGTGGTGGACCCAGCGGGTGGGCTGGTGATTACCGTCATTGAGGTGCTGAGCGTTTCCAACAAGGTGCCTGGAGTGGGACAGGACGTGTATCGGAGCAAACAAAAGGGACTGCTGGAGGCGGGGGTGAATCTGGTGGAGATAGACCTGCTGCGCACTGGGCAGCGCGTGGTCAGCCTGTCGCCCACCAGCCTCCTGCAGTTTGTGAACGTGCCCTATCTGGTATGCGTGTTCCGCAGCTGGCAACCCCGCCAGCGGGAGGTTTATCCCATCGCATTGAACCAGCCGTTGCCGAAGGTAGCGGTGCCGCTGCGCCCCAGCGATGCCGACGTGGTGCTGGATTTACAGCAACTACTCCAACGTTGCTACGAAGTCGGTCGCTACAACCGGCTGATTAACTACTCGCACGACCCCGACCCGCCACTGGATGCCGAGGGCATGAACTGGCTCCACCAGCTGCTGGTGGAAAAGGGACTGCGGAAACGGGCTGGCAGTTAG
- a CDS encoding lytic transglycosylase domain-containing protein codes for MSSLYTRAVARMQALWERVEQLSAGAPTTAPSGFAQVLRVAQRATTVMLPQSIGELVARVSQEEGVDEALVRAVVQAESGGNPNAVSPKGAMGLMQLMPQTARAMGVQNPFDPEQNLRGGVRLLRGLLDEFGDVRLALAAYNAGGPAVRRYGGIPPYAETQKFVQRVINLWQGEQR; via the coding sequence ATGAGTAGTCTTTACACGCGGGCAGTGGCCCGAATGCAAGCGCTGTGGGAGAGGGTGGAGCAGTTATCCGCCGGTGCTCCCACGACCGCGCCTTCCGGGTTTGCGCAGGTCTTGCGTGTGGCGCAGCGAGCCACAACCGTTATGCTACCTCAGAGCATCGGCGAGTTGGTCGCGCGGGTATCGCAGGAAGAGGGCGTGGACGAGGCGCTGGTGCGGGCAGTGGTGCAGGCGGAATCTGGCGGCAACCCGAACGCTGTCTCCCCGAAGGGGGCGATGGGTTTGATGCAGCTGATGCCGCAAACCGCGCGAGCGATGGGCGTGCAGAACCCCTTTGACCCCGAGCAGAACCTGCGCGGCGGCGTGCGCCTGTTGCGGGGGCTGCTGGACGAGTTCGGGGACGTGCGGCTTGCCCTGGCAGCATACAACGCGGGCGGACCAGCGGTACGCCGATATGGGGGTATCCCTCCTTATGCGGAAACCCAGAAGTTCGTGCAGCGTGTCATCAACCTGTGGCAGGGTGAACAGCGATGA
- the sctL gene encoding type III secretion system stator protein SctL, with protein MRVQVLKGDQLGRFTRWVGTPLQVRQPTEEAQQPPQPTGPTPEDLLAEARRVLAEAHRQADQMRQDAVRKGYEDGLQIGREEGRREYQQAIANLQSEVQKLVDALLAERQRLWEEIEPQVIELVLEIARKVLREEIQARREATLSIIKHALRRVADTEQVRIRVHPDDLQIAREHRSDFLAVCDGVRHIEIVDDQRVGGGGCIIETPSGTIDASLRTQMQSVEKALRESEQAA; from the coding sequence GGGTGGGTACGCCCCTGCAGGTGCGGCAACCGACAGAGGAAGCACAGCAACCGCCACAGCCAACAGGACCGACCCCGGAAGACCTGCTGGCAGAGGCACGCCGCGTGCTTGCGGAGGCACACCGACAGGCAGACCAGATGCGGCAGGACGCCGTGCGCAAAGGCTATGAAGACGGTTTGCAAATAGGGCGGGAAGAGGGACGCCGCGAGTACCAGCAGGCGATAGCGAACTTGCAGTCAGAGGTGCAGAAGCTGGTGGATGCGTTGCTTGCCGAACGGCAGCGACTGTGGGAAGAGATCGAGCCGCAGGTCATCGAACTGGTGCTGGAGATTGCCCGCAAAGTGCTGCGTGAGGAGATTCAGGCGCGTCGAGAAGCCACCCTGTCCATCATCAAGCACGCCCTGCGGCGCGTCGCGGATACCGAGCAGGTGCGCATCCGCGTACACCCCGACGACCTGCAAATCGCCCGCGAACACCGCAGCGATTTTCTCGCGGTCTGCGACGGGGTGCGGCACATCGAGATTGTGGACGACCAGCGCGTGGGCGGCGGAGGCTGCATTATTGAGACACCCAGCGGCACTATCGATGCCTCGCTACGCACGCAGATGCAGTCGGTGGAGAAGGCGTTGCGCGAGAGCGAGCAGGCGGCTTAA
- the fliJ gene encoding flagellar export protein FliJ, protein MRRFVFSLQKVLDYRQRLEEQAIRAFAEAQAQLTHEQAVLHKLLIEREECLRRSHRRQHLSVELLAVEQTYLSALEERIEQQRQRVAEAEKVLEEKRQALIEAQRERKTMELLREKQYEQWRQEWLRTEQKALDDLATVRATIAPALLTMQAGGEEHE, encoded by the coding sequence ATGCGGCGGTTTGTGTTCTCGCTGCAGAAAGTTCTGGACTACCGGCAACGGCTGGAAGAGCAGGCAATCCGCGCCTTCGCGGAAGCGCAGGCACAGTTGACGCACGAACAGGCTGTGCTGCACAAACTCCTTATCGAGCGCGAAGAGTGTTTGCGCCGCTCGCACCGCCGTCAACATCTATCGGTGGAGCTGCTGGCGGTCGAACAGACCTATCTTTCGGCACTGGAGGAGCGCATCGAACAACAGCGTCAGCGGGTGGCAGAGGCAGAAAAGGTACTGGAGGAGAAGCGACAGGCGTTGATCGAGGCACAGCGGGAACGAAAAACTATGGAACTCCTGCGCGAGAAGCAGTACGAGCAATGGCGTCAGGAGTGGCTGCGTACCGAGCAGAAAGCGCTGGACGACTTGGCAACCGTGCGAGCCACCATCGCGCCCGCCTTGTTGACGATGCAGGCAGGAGGGGAGGAGCATGAGTAG
- the fliI gene encoding flagellar protein export ATPase FliI, protein MPDTLTNLPPLSPPDLSAARERLRLLDPIRVHGRVQQVIGLVIESIGPAARVGEVCEIHFQRTRPPIFAEVVGFRQNRVLLMPLGEMEGITPGSLVVATGMVHQVPVGECLLGRVLDGLGRPMDGGPAVFSDVLYPVHRQPPNALVRKRITDAISLGVRAIDGLLTVGKGQRIGIFAGSGVGKSTLLGMIARYTSADVNVIALTGERGREVREFMEEDLGEEGLKRSVVVVATSDQPALLRIKAAMVATTIAEYFRDQGLDVLLMMDSVTRLALAQREVGLAIGEPPATRGYTPSVFAMLPRLLERAGTSDKGTITGLYTVLVEADDMNEPVADTVRGILDGHIVLSRALAHRNHYPAIDVLASVSRVMPQITDAEHQQAAAQVRQVLANYTEAEDLINIGAYQQGSNPDIDYALRYIGKVRAFLQQGKQEGCPLGETIQRMKTLFAE, encoded by the coding sequence ATGCCAGACACACTGACCAACCTGCCACCTCTCTCGCCGCCGGACCTCTCGGCGGCGCGGGAACGACTGCGCCTGCTGGACCCGATTAGGGTACACGGTCGAGTGCAGCAGGTGATCGGACTGGTTATCGAGAGCATCGGGCCTGCCGCGCGGGTGGGAGAGGTCTGCGAGATTCACTTCCAGCGCACGCGCCCGCCTATCTTTGCAGAAGTAGTGGGCTTCCGCCAGAACCGCGTGCTCTTGATGCCTCTGGGCGAGATGGAGGGCATCACGCCCGGCAGTCTGGTGGTGGCCACGGGAATGGTGCATCAAGTGCCTGTGGGTGAATGCCTGCTGGGGCGGGTGCTGGACGGGCTGGGCAGACCGATGGATGGGGGCCCAGCCGTATTCAGCGACGTGCTTTACCCCGTCCACCGCCAGCCACCGAACGCCCTTGTCCGCAAGCGCATCACCGACGCCATCAGTCTGGGCGTGCGCGCCATCGACGGCTTGCTCACCGTCGGCAAGGGACAGCGCATCGGCATCTTTGCAGGCTCCGGCGTGGGCAAAAGCACCCTGCTGGGCATGATCGCCCGCTACACCAGCGCGGATGTGAACGTCATCGCCCTCACCGGCGAGCGCGGGCGCGAGGTGCGCGAGTTTATGGAGGAAGACCTCGGTGAGGAAGGACTGAAACGGTCGGTGGTCGTGGTTGCCACTTCCGACCAGCCCGCCCTGCTGCGCATCAAGGCAGCGATGGTGGCGACCACGATTGCCGAATACTTCCGCGACCAGGGGCTGGACGTGCTGCTGATGATGGACTCGGTGACCCGTCTCGCGCTGGCGCAACGCGAGGTGGGGCTGGCGATTGGGGAGCCGCCCGCCACGCGGGGATATACCCCATCGGTGTTTGCGATGCTGCCGCGGCTGCTGGAACGCGCTGGCACCTCTGACAAAGGCACGATTACGGGGCTGTACACCGTGCTGGTGGAAGCCGATGATATGAACGAGCCGGTCGCCGACACCGTGCGCGGCATCCTGGACGGGCACATCGTGCTGTCGCGTGCGCTGGCGCACCGCAACCACTACCCGGCCATTGACGTGCTGGCGAGTGTATCGCGCGTCATGCCCCAGATTACCGACGCGGAGCATCAGCAGGCAGCCGCGCAGGTGCGCCAGGTGCTGGCAAACTATACCGAGGCGGAAGACCTGATCAACATCGGCGCGTACCAGCAGGGAAGCAATCCGGATATCGATTACGCCCTGCGCTATATCGGCAAGGTGCGCGCCTTCCTGCAGCAGGGTAAGCAGGAGGGTTGCCCGCTGGGCGAGACGATACAGCGCATGAAGACGCTGTTTGCAGAGTGA